The Leguminivora glycinivorella isolate SPB_JAAS2020 chromosome 1, LegGlyc_1.1, whole genome shotgun sequence genome includes a region encoding these proteins:
- the LOC125231889 gene encoding PF03932 family protein CutC isoform X1 — protein MLSKVKLEVCVDSLESAINAIHGGAEELEVCSSLTEGGLTPTVGLVKQILHMVQNIGEKTPIHHTCSNCKCAELTEKPSVNIMIRCRAGSDFCYTPLEVETMLLDLVIMKNMGVNRFVFGALTSVQEVDVDTCAKIIAKASPLPVTFHRAFDICKNTLMSIEKIVKLGFDRVLTSGQRASVDDPEAFQIITDLMGFYQDKIHIMPGAGISIENVKKYVKLGCPFIHSSCKTAREAKIGKTLNMGIETAGPEKVYYTDKNNVIRLRYAIKTELLRMQQLGNAITDQIS, from the exons ATGCTTAGTAAG GTGAAACTGGAAGTGTGTGTCGACAGCTTGGAGTCCGCAATCAATGCCATCCATGGAGGTGCAGAAGAGCTTGAAGTATGCAGCTCCCTCACTGAAGGTGGACTTACACCTACAGTCGGACTAGTGAAACAAATATTACACATG GTACAGAATATAGGTGAAAAAACACCTATTCATCACACTTGCTCAAACTGTAAATGTGCCGAGCTAACTGAG AAACCCAGTGTGAACATAATGATAAGGTGTAGAGCAGGCTCAGATTTTTGTTACACTCCTCTGGAAGTCGAAACAATGCTGCTTGACTTGGTTATAATGAAGAACATGGGTGTAAACAGGTTTGTCTTTGGTGCACTCACTAGTGTACAAGAAGTTGACGTTGATACATGTGCCAAAATTATTGCCAAGGCAAGTCCTTTGCCAGTGACTTTTCATAGAGCCTTTGACATTTGCAAGAATACTTTAATGTCTATCGAAAAGATTGTCAAACTTGGCTTTGACAGAGTTCTTACCAGTGGCCAGAGAGCATCTGTGGATGATCCTGAAGCATTCCAAATAATCACCGATTTGATGGGCTTTTACCAAGACAAAATCCATATCATGCCTGGTGCTGGTATCAGTATagaaaatgtgaaaaaatatgtaaaacttGGATGCCCATTTATTCACAGCTCTTGTAAAACCGCCAGAGAGGCTAAGATTGGCAAAACTCTGAACATGGGCATCGAAACTGCAGGGCCTGAGAAAGTTTattacacagataaaaataatgttattagaCTAAGATATGCAATAAAAACTGAGCTTTTACGAATGCAGCAGCTAGGGAATGCAATAACCGACCAAATTTCATAA
- the LOC125231889 gene encoding PF03932 family protein CutC isoform X2, translating to MVKLEVCVDSLESAINAIHGGAEELEVCSSLTEGGLTPTVGLVKQILHMVQNIGEKTPIHHTCSNCKCAELTEKPSVNIMIRCRAGSDFCYTPLEVETMLLDLVIMKNMGVNRFVFGALTSVQEVDVDTCAKIIAKASPLPVTFHRAFDICKNTLMSIEKIVKLGFDRVLTSGQRASVDDPEAFQIITDLMGFYQDKIHIMPGAGISIENVKKYVKLGCPFIHSSCKTAREAKIGKTLNMGIETAGPEKVYYTDKNNVIRLRYAIKTELLRMQQLGNAITDQIS from the exons ATG GTGAAACTGGAAGTGTGTGTCGACAGCTTGGAGTCCGCAATCAATGCCATCCATGGAGGTGCAGAAGAGCTTGAAGTATGCAGCTCCCTCACTGAAGGTGGACTTACACCTACAGTCGGACTAGTGAAACAAATATTACACATG GTACAGAATATAGGTGAAAAAACACCTATTCATCACACTTGCTCAAACTGTAAATGTGCCGAGCTAACTGAG AAACCCAGTGTGAACATAATGATAAGGTGTAGAGCAGGCTCAGATTTTTGTTACACTCCTCTGGAAGTCGAAACAATGCTGCTTGACTTGGTTATAATGAAGAACATGGGTGTAAACAGGTTTGTCTTTGGTGCACTCACTAGTGTACAAGAAGTTGACGTTGATACATGTGCCAAAATTATTGCCAAGGCAAGTCCTTTGCCAGTGACTTTTCATAGAGCCTTTGACATTTGCAAGAATACTTTAATGTCTATCGAAAAGATTGTCAAACTTGGCTTTGACAGAGTTCTTACCAGTGGCCAGAGAGCATCTGTGGATGATCCTGAAGCATTCCAAATAATCACCGATTTGATGGGCTTTTACCAAGACAAAATCCATATCATGCCTGGTGCTGGTATCAGTATagaaaatgtgaaaaaatatgtaaaacttGGATGCCCATTTATTCACAGCTCTTGTAAAACCGCCAGAGAGGCTAAGATTGGCAAAACTCTGAACATGGGCATCGAAACTGCAGGGCCTGAGAAAGTTTattacacagataaaaataatgttattagaCTAAGATATGCAATAAAAACTGAGCTTTTACGAATGCAGCAGCTAGGGAATGCAATAACCGACCAAATTTCATAA
- the LOC125231889 gene encoding PF03932 family protein CutC isoform X3, with the protein MVQNIGEKTPIHHTCSNCKCAELTEKPSVNIMIRCRAGSDFCYTPLEVETMLLDLVIMKNMGVNRFVFGALTSVQEVDVDTCAKIIAKASPLPVTFHRAFDICKNTLMSIEKIVKLGFDRVLTSGQRASVDDPEAFQIITDLMGFYQDKIHIMPGAGISIENVKKYVKLGCPFIHSSCKTAREAKIGKTLNMGIETAGPEKVYYTDKNNVIRLRYAIKTELLRMQQLGNAITDQIS; encoded by the exons ATG GTACAGAATATAGGTGAAAAAACACCTATTCATCACACTTGCTCAAACTGTAAATGTGCCGAGCTAACTGAG AAACCCAGTGTGAACATAATGATAAGGTGTAGAGCAGGCTCAGATTTTTGTTACACTCCTCTGGAAGTCGAAACAATGCTGCTTGACTTGGTTATAATGAAGAACATGGGTGTAAACAGGTTTGTCTTTGGTGCACTCACTAGTGTACAAGAAGTTGACGTTGATACATGTGCCAAAATTATTGCCAAGGCAAGTCCTTTGCCAGTGACTTTTCATAGAGCCTTTGACATTTGCAAGAATACTTTAATGTCTATCGAAAAGATTGTCAAACTTGGCTTTGACAGAGTTCTTACCAGTGGCCAGAGAGCATCTGTGGATGATCCTGAAGCATTCCAAATAATCACCGATTTGATGGGCTTTTACCAAGACAAAATCCATATCATGCCTGGTGCTGGTATCAGTATagaaaatgtgaaaaaatatgtaaaacttGGATGCCCATTTATTCACAGCTCTTGTAAAACCGCCAGAGAGGCTAAGATTGGCAAAACTCTGAACATGGGCATCGAAACTGCAGGGCCTGAGAAAGTTTattacacagataaaaataatgttattagaCTAAGATATGCAATAAAAACTGAGCTTTTACGAATGCAGCAGCTAGGGAATGCAATAACCGACCAAATTTCATAA